One Cucurbita pepo subsp. pepo cultivar mu-cu-16 chromosome LG11, ASM280686v2, whole genome shotgun sequence DNA window includes the following coding sequences:
- the LOC111804759 gene encoding uncharacterized protein LOC111804759 isoform X2: MAAISNLKPSISMSRSFHISFTAPSLPNSTKPLENLHSPTSFPMKIKLNHVPPLSLSRRLFVPSVSGIWDALTGGNNPRDAVTAIRRGMLLFREGDVSGSLAEFDKAIELDPRQKAYLWQRGLSLYYLDRFDEGAEQFRLDVAQNPNDTEESIWCFVCEAQLYGVDEARRRFLELVAAFSSGRENEYFYASLYAGLYHEAEKKLDAAKQHIVAACQSPYGQRSDDYMAALAKVHCLCRNWS; the protein is encoded by the exons ATGGCTGCAATTTCCAATCTCAAACCCTCCATTTCCATGTCCCGTTCGTTTCACATATCTTTCACCGCGCCTTCTTTGCCAAATTCAACTAAACCCCTCGAAAATCTCCACTCTCCGACCTCGTTTCCAATGAAAATCAAGCTCAATCACGTTCCTCCATTATCATTATCTAGAAGATTGTTCGTTCCTTCCGTCTCTGGAATTTGGGACGCCCTAACAGGGGGAAACAACCCTCGCGACGCTGTTACTGCTATTCGACGCGGAATGCTTCTCTTCAGAGAg GGCGATGTTTCAGGATCTTTAGCAGAATTCGATAAGGCAATCGAGTTGGATCCTCGTCAAAAGGCAT ATCTTTGGCAAAGAGGGCTTTCACTTTACTATCTTGATAG ATTTGACGAGGGAGCCGAGCAGTTCCGACTAGATGTTGCACAAAATCCGAACGACACAGAGGAATCTATTTGGTGCTTTGTTTGTGAAGCTCAATTGTATGGAGTTGATGAAGCAAGAAGGCGATTTCTTGAG CTTGTTGCTGCCTTCTCAAGTGGCCGCGAGAATGAATACTTTTATGCTTCTCTATATGCTGGGCTTTATCACGAAGCAGAG AAAAAACTGGATGCTGCCAAACAGCATATAGTTGCAGCTTGCCAGTCTCCATATGGACAGAG GTCTGATGATTACATGGCCGCTCTTGCCAAAGTTCACTGTCTCTGTCGAAACTGGAGTTGA
- the LOC111805557 gene encoding F-box protein PP2-B15-like, which translates to MAGVSSIGVLPEDCISAILSLTTPSDAGKLSLVSSTFRSAESDVVWSRFLPKNYAEIVAASDISGELSLCSKREAFFRLCSSILIDGGRIPSPILTKKLKETEGTKQEXAEVAELRASSWVEIHGRTRTGRLSPNTLYGAYLVVKISEKGYGLDLMPAQVCVQLGDALQSSQGSVWLRRKEQSNLKMESLFYGNRRERAIKLFAADLGDNFDSNGIRDVRQREDGWSEIELGEFFTGEDDEHLTMSFLETKGFQLKSGLIVQAIQIRPKH; encoded by the exons ATGGCCGGAGTTTCGAGCATCGGAGTGTTGCCGGAGGACTGTATTTCGGCGATTTTGTCACTCACAACTCCCTCCGACGCCGGGAAATTGTCCCTCGTCTCGTCGACGTTCCGATCN GCGGAATCCGACGTCGTTTGGAGCAGATTTTTGCCTAAAAACTATGCTGAAATCGTGGCCGCCTCTGATATCTCCGGCGAATTGTCACTCTGTTCGAAGAGAGAAGCTTTCTTCCGACTCTGTTCTTCGATCCTTATCGACGGCG GCAGAATACCGTCACCCATTCTTACtaagaaactgaaagaaaCGGAGGGGACTAAACAGGAACANGCAGAAGTTGCAGAGCTCAGAGCGTCAAGCTGGGTGGAAATCcatggaagaacaagaacaggaCGGCTGTCTCCGAACACATTGTACGGAGCATATCTTGTGGTGAAGATTTCAGAGAAAGGGTATGGGTTGGATTTGATGCCAGCCCAAGTTTGTGTTCAATTGGGGGATGCGTTGCAGAGCTCCCAAGGCTCTGTTTGGCTGCGCCGCAAGGAACAGAGCAACCTTAAAATGGAGTCTCTGTTTTATGGGAATCGGAGGGAGAGAGCCATAAAGCTATTCGCTGCTGATTTGGGAGACAATTTTGATAGCAACGGAATTAGGGATGTCCGACAGAGAGAAGATGGGTGGTCGGAGATTGAATTGGGAGAGTTCTTCACCGGAGAAGACGATGAACACCTCACCATGAGCTTCTTGGAGACCAAAGGCTTTCAGCTCAAATCTGGACTTATTGTTCAAGCCATTCAAATCCGGCCTAAACATTAA
- the LOC111804756 gene encoding F-box protein PP2-B15-like: protein MAGISSIGVLPEDCVSAILSLTTPTDAGKLSLVSSMFRSAAESDVVWSRFLPKNYAEIVAASDISGESPLCSKREAFFRLCSPILIDGGKKSFELERFSGKICYTLSARELAITWSSDPLCWSWKSDPQSRFAEVAELRASSWVEIHGRTRTGRLSPNTLYGAYLVVKISEKGYGLDLMPAQVCVQLGDALQSSQGSVWLRRKEQSNLKMESLFYGNRRERAIKLFAADLGDNFDSNGIRDVRQREDGWSEIELGEFFTGEDDEHLTMSFLETKGFQLKSGLVVQAIQIRPKH, encoded by the exons ATGGCCGGAATTTCGAGCATCGGAGTGTTGCCGGAGGACTGTGTTTCGGCGATTCTGTCACTCACGACTCCCACCGACGCCGGGAAATTGTCCCTCGTCTCGTCGATGTTTCGATCAGCGGCGGAATCCGATGTCGTTTGGAGCAGATTTTTGCCTAAAAACTACGCCGAAATCGTGGCTGCCTCTGATATCTCCGGCGAATCGCCACTCTGTTCGAAGAGAGAAGCTTTCTTCCGACTCTGTTCTCCGATCCTAATCGACGGCGgaaaaaag AGCTTTGAGTTGGAGAGATTTTCCGGGAAGATCTGTTATACATTGTCAGCAAGAGAGCTGGCGATCACATGGAGCTCCGATCCACTCTGTTGGAGCTGGAAATCCGATCCTCAATCAAG ATTTGCAGAAGTTGCAGAGCTCAGAGCGTCAAGCTGGGTGGAAATCcatggaagaacaagaacaggaCGGCTGTCTCCGAACACATTGTACGGAGCATATCTTGTGGTGAAGATTTCAGAGAAAGGGTATGGGTTGGATTTGATGCCAGCCCAAGTTTGTGTTCAATTGGGGGATGCGTTGCAGAGCTCCCAAGGCTCTGTTTGGCTGCGCCGCAAGGAACAGAGCAACCTTAAAATGGAGTCTCTGTTTTATGGGAATCGGAGGGAGAGAGCCATAAAGCTATTCGCTGCTGATTTGGGAGACAATTTTGATAGCAACGGAATTAGGGATGTCCGACAGAGAGAAGATGGGTGGTCGGAGATTGAATTGGGAGAGTTCTTCACCGGAGAAGACGATGAACACCTCACCATGAGCTTCTTGGAGACCAAAGGCTTTCAGCTCAAATCTGGACTTGTTGTTCAAGCCATTCAAATTCGGCCTAAACATTAA
- the LOC111804759 gene encoding uncharacterized protein LOC111804759 isoform X1, whose product MAAISNLKPSISMSRSFHISFTAPSLPNSTKPLENLHSPTSFPMKIKLNHVPPLSLSRRLFVPSVSGIWDALTGGNNPRDAVTAIRRGMLLFREGDVSGSLAEFDKAIELDPRQKAYLWQRGLSLYYLDRFDEGAEQFRLDVAQNPNDTEESIWCFVCEAQLYGVDEARRRFLEVGRDPRPVMREAYNMFKDGGHPEKLVAAFSSGRENEYFYASLYAGLYHEAEKKLDAAKQHIVAACQSPYGQRSDDYMAALAKVHCLCRNWS is encoded by the exons ATGGCTGCAATTTCCAATCTCAAACCCTCCATTTCCATGTCCCGTTCGTTTCACATATCTTTCACCGCGCCTTCTTTGCCAAATTCAACTAAACCCCTCGAAAATCTCCACTCTCCGACCTCGTTTCCAATGAAAATCAAGCTCAATCACGTTCCTCCATTATCATTATCTAGAAGATTGTTCGTTCCTTCCGTCTCTGGAATTTGGGACGCCCTAACAGGGGGAAACAACCCTCGCGACGCTGTTACTGCTATTCGACGCGGAATGCTTCTCTTCAGAGAg GGCGATGTTTCAGGATCTTTAGCAGAATTCGATAAGGCAATCGAGTTGGATCCTCGTCAAAAGGCAT ATCTTTGGCAAAGAGGGCTTTCACTTTACTATCTTGATAG ATTTGACGAGGGAGCCGAGCAGTTCCGACTAGATGTTGCACAAAATCCGAACGACACAGAGGAATCTATTTGGTGCTTTGTTTGTGAAGCTCAATTGTATGGAGTTGATGAAGCAAGAAGGCGATTTCTTGAG GTAGGTAGAGATCCACGACCAGTCATGAGGGAAGCTTATAATATGTTTAAAGATGGTGGCCATCCTGAGAAA CTTGTTGCTGCCTTCTCAAGTGGCCGCGAGAATGAATACTTTTATGCTTCTCTATATGCTGGGCTTTATCACGAAGCAGAG AAAAAACTGGATGCTGCCAAACAGCATATAGTTGCAGCTTGCCAGTCTCCATATGGACAGAG GTCTGATGATTACATGGCCGCTCTTGCCAAAGTTCACTGTCTCTGTCGAAACTGGAGTTGA
- the LOC111804705 gene encoding phospholipase D zeta 2-like yields the protein MSTEKLISSGTTPSEAEPPRLASSSHSFRQCGEPARVFEELPIASIVSVSRPDTGDISPLLLSYTIEIQYKQFKWSLVKKASQVLYLHFALKRRAFIEELHEKQEQVKEWLHNLGIVDHTAAVHHDDESDDGLFPLHDEQTTKNRNVPSVAALPIIKPAMGGQRSISDKAKLAMQGYLNHFFGNLDIVNTREVCKFLEVSKMSFVREHGPKLKEGYLMVKHLKQLTGSDSSIKCFACHWCSCCVYNWKKVWAVLKPGFLALVADPMDTKLLDIIVFDVLQTLQEKEGSQACLAYHVKERNPLRYSFKVRGGNGNLRFRTTSTAKVKKWVSAINDAGFRSKDGWCHPHRFGSFAPQRGLSDDESQAQWFIDGRAAFEAIACSIEAAKSEIFITGWWLCPELYMRRPFHNHSSSRLDALLETKAKEGVKIYILMYKEVPIALKINSRYSKKRLLNIHENIKVLRSPDHMSTGIYYWSHHEKLVIVDHHICFIGGLDLCFGRYDTMEHKVSDFPPYTWPGKDYYNPRESEPNSWEDTMSDELEREKCPRMPWHDVHCALWGSPCRDIARHFVQRWNHAKRDKAPNEEKIPLLMPQHDMVLPHYMGRSTELSFKSKGSEQDHQKQNTEDFFFSSSPQEDIPLLMPQEVGGLPDSNMERHSQMNKQMEIQSSAMDSFQAYNVESLTQYEQANGLFDEFGFLDEFGDFGLSREATTADTPPYMKTSDDWLETEHESNHVVAVNEVKEIGPLTTTNCQVIRSVSQWSAGTSKPEASIHAAYCSAIQEAKHFIYIENQFFISGLSGDETIHNRVLEALYQRIWLAHKEKQCFRVIIVLPLLPGFQGGVDDNGAATVRALMHWQYRTISWEKTSILYRLNLLLGSKTQDYILFCGLRSYGRLFDGGPIATSQVYVHSKLMIIDDCITFIGSSNINDRSLLGSRDSEIGVIIEDKEFVDSYMNGKPWKAGKFAHSLRCSLWCEHLGLHLGEVSQILDPIVEATYKDLWIATAKENTAIYEDVFSCIPNDNINSRSSLRQSLADLKCKLDHNTLDLGIAAEKIENHENGEVKMIDPMEKLKCIRGHLVCFPLKFLWQEDLRPGFIESEFYAAPQVFH from the exons ATGTCGACGGAGAAATTGATTTCCAGTGGTACAACTCCGTCGGAAGCAGAGCCGCCGAGGTTGGCTTCATCGTCGCATTCGTTCCGGCAATGTGGAGAACCAGCTAGGGTTTTTGAGGAGCTGCCGATTGCTTCCATTGTATCGGTTTCACGGCCGGATACTGGAGATATCAGTCCCTTGCTGTTGTCTTACACTATTGAAATTCAATACAAACAG TTTAAATGGAGCTTAGTGAAGAAAGCCTCGCAAGTTCTATATTTACATTTTGCGCTGAAGAGACGTGCATTTATTGAAGAACTTCACGAGAAACAAGAGCAG GTTAAAGAATGGCTTCACAACTTGGGAATAGTAGACCATACAGCTGCAGTCCATCATGATGACGAGTCTGATGATGGGTTATTTCCTTTGCATGatgaacaaacaacaaaaaacag GAATGTTCCTTCTGTTGCTGCTTTACCCATCATTAAGCCAGCAATGGGAGGACAGCGGTCCATTTCAGACAAGGCAAAGCTAGCAATGCAGGGTTACTTAAATCACTTCTTTGGGAACTTGGATATTGTAAATACTCGTGAG GTCTGCAAATTTTTAGAAGTCTCGAAGATGTCATTTGTAAGAGAACACGGTCCGAAGTTGAAAGAAGGTTACCTAATGGTGAAGCATTTGAAACAGCTGACAGGATCTGATTCTAGTATAAAATGTTTTGCATGTCATTGGTGCAGTTGCTGCGTGTACAATTGGAAAAAG GTTTGGGCTGTTTTGAAACCAGGTTTCTTGGCCTTGGTTGCTGATCCCATGGACACTAAACTCCTCGATATAATTGTTTTTGATGTTCTACAAACATTACAAGAGAAGGAGGGATCCCAAGCATGCTTAGCATATCATGTCAAGGAGCGCAATCCTTTACGTTATTCATTTAAG GTTAGAGGCGGAAATGGAAATCTGAGGTTCAGAACCACAAGTACCGCCAAAGTCAAAAAATGGGTCTCAGCAATTAATGATGCTGGGTTTAGATCCAAAGATGGCTGGTGCCACCCTCATCGCTTTGGTTCTTTTGCTCCTCAGAGAGGTTTGAGTGATGATGAAAGCCAAGCTCAGTGGTTCATAGATGGCCGGGCAGCTTTTGAAGCAATCGCTTGCTCTATTGAGGCTGCAAAATCTGAG ATATTCATAACTGGTTGGTGGCTTTGCCCTGAGCTTTATATGCGACGTCCTTTTCACAATCATTCTTCTTCACGGCTTGATGCATTGCTGGAAACAAAGGCAAAAGAAGGTGTCAAG ATTTACATCTTAATGTATAAAGAGGTCCCTATTGCTCTGAAAATTAACAGTAGGTATAGTAAGAAGAGGCTTCTAAATATTCATGAGAATATTAAGGTACTACGTTCTCCTGATCATATGTCAACTGGGATTTACTATTG GTCACATCATGAAAAACTTGTCATCGTTGATCACCACATTTGCTTCATTGGAGGTTTGGATTTGTGCTTTGGCCGCTATGATACAATGGAACATAAAGTGAGTGATTTCCCTCCTTATACATGGCCAGGAAAGGACTATTACAATCCAAG AGAATCTGAACCAAATTCTTGGGAAGACACAATGAGTGATGAATTGGAGCGGGAGAAGTGTCCTCGAATGCCATGGCATGATGTTCACTGTGCTCTTTGGGGATCTCCATGCCGTGATATTGCTCGTCACTTTGTTCAGAGGTGGAACCATGCCAAG AGAGATAAAGCcccaaatgaagaaaaaataccTCTATTAATGCCTCAACATGACATGGTCCTTCCACATTACATGGGAAGAAGCACGGAGTTGAGTTTCAAAAGTAAAGGCTCAGAGCAAGATCATCAAAAGCAGAACACGgaagatttctttttctcctcatCACCACAGGAAGATATTCCATTACTTATGCCTCAGGAAGTTGGTGGACTTCCAGATTCTAACATGGAAAGACATAGTCAAATGAACAAGCAAATGGAGATACAAAGTAGTGCTATGGATTCTTTCCAGGCATACAATGTTGAATCATTGACCCAATATGAACAAGCAAATGGATTGTTCGATGAATTTGGATTTTTGGATGAGTTTGGTGATTTTGGTCTTTCGAGGGAAGCTACTACTGCTGATACTCCGCCATATATGAAAACTTCAGATGATTGGTTGGAAACCGAACATGAAAGCAATCATGTTGTTGCTGTAAACGAGGTCAAAGAAATCGGTCCTCTTACTACCACCAATTGTCAG GTAATAAGAAGTGTCAGCCAGTGGTCAGCAGGAACAAGCAAACCAGAAGCAAGCATCCATGCTGCTTATTGTTCTGCCATTCAAGAGGCAAAACACTTCATCTACATTGAG AACCAGTTTTTCATATCAGGTTTATCGGGGGATGAGACCATCCACAATCGGGTTCTGGAAGCACTATACCAACGTATATGGCTGGctcataaagaaaaacaatgttttagagttattattgttttacCACTCTTACCTGGATTTCAG GGTGGTGTAGATGATAATGGTGCTGCAACTGTTCGAGCCTTGATGCATTGGCAGTATCGAACAATTAGTTGGGAAAAAACTTCGATATTGTACCGTCTCAATCTTTTACTGGGTTCTAAAACACAGGATTATATCTTGTTTTGTGGCCTCCGATCATATGGCAGGCTTTTTGATGGTGGTCCAATTGCCACTAGTCAG gtgTATGTGCACAGCAAATTAATGATAATCGATGATTGCATTACCTTTATTGGTTCCTCCAACATTAACGACAGAAGTTTACTTGGATCCAGAGATTCTGAG ATTGGGGTGATCATCGAGGATAAAGAGTTTGTTGATTCATATATGAATGGAAAGCCATGGAAGGCTGGAAAATTCGCTCATAGTCTACGATGCTCCTTGTGGTGTGAGCACCTTGGTCTTCATCTCGGAGAG GTCAGTCAAATCCTTGATCCTATAGTCGAAGCAACGTACAAAGATTTATGGATAGCTACGGCAAAG GAAAACACAGCAATATATGAAGATGTCTTTTCTTGCATCCCCAACGACAACATAAACTCAAG ATCATCTTTACGCCAAAGTTTGGCCGATTTGAAGTGCAAACTCGATCATAACACACTAGATTTAGGAATAGCTGCTGAGAAGATAGAAAACCATGAAAATGGGGAAGTAAAGATGATAGATCCAATGGAGAAACTGAAGTGTATTAGAGGACATCTGGTCTGTTTTCCATTGAAGTTCTTGTGGCAAGAAGATCTCAGACCAGGCTTCATTGAGAGTGAGTTTTATGCTGCCCCTCAAGTTTttcattga
- the LOC111804780 gene encoding uncharacterized protein LOC111804780: MSEFAPICIYLVISLLVSLIPLGLPFPFASNSSTYPEKLSAYECGFDPSGDARSRFDIRFYLVSILFIILDPEVTFSFPWAVPLNKIDLFGSWSMMAFLFILTIGFLYEWKRGALDRE, encoded by the coding sequence ATGTCAGAATTTGCACCTATTTGTATCTATTTAGTGATCAGTCTGCTAGTTTCTTTGATCCCACTCGGTCTTCCTTTTCCATTTGCTTCCAATAGTTCAACCTATCCAGAAAAATTGTCGGCCTATGAATGTGGTTTCGATCCTTCCGGTGATGCCAGAAGTCGTTTCGATATACGATTTTATCttgtttccattttatttattatcctTGATCCGGAAgtcaccttttcttttccttgggCAGTACCTCTCAACAAGATTGATCTGTTTGGATCTTGGTCCATGATggcctttttatttattttgacgATTGGATTTCTCTATGAATGGAAAAGGGGTGCTTTGGATCGGGAGTAA
- the LOC111804768 gene encoding 60S ribosomal protein L18-2-like: protein MGIDLVAGGKSKKTKRTAPKSDDIYLKLLVKLYRFLVRRTGSDFNAVILKRLFMSKVNKPPISLSRLIKFTKGKEDKIAVIVGTVTDDIRVYEVPALKVTALRFTETARARIEKAGGECLTFDQLALRAPLGQNTVLLRGPKNSREAVKHFGPAPGVPHSHTKPYVRAKGRKFERARGKRNSRGYRV from the exons ATG GGGATAGATCTTGTAGCAGGCGGTAAGAGCAAGAAGACCAAGAGGACTGCCCCTAAGTCCGATGATATCTACCTCAAGCTTCTTGTTAAG CTGTACCGGTTTCTTGTCCGAAGAACTGGAAGCGATTTCAATGCTGTGATCCTGAAGCGCTTGTTCATGAGCAAGGTGAACAAGCCACCAATTTCTCTATCCAGACTTATCAAGTTCACAAAGGGAAAG GAAGATAAAATTGCCGTCATTGTGGGAACTGTGACCGACGACATTCGCGTTTATGAAGTTCCAGCTTTGAAAGTAACAGCCTTGAGGTTTACTGAGACCGCAAGGGCAAGGATTGAGAAGGCAGGTGGTGAGTGCTTGACATTCGACCAGCTTGCTCTGAGGGCTCCTCTTGGCCAGAATACG GTTCTTCTTCGTGGACCGAAGAATTCCCGTGAAGCCGTGAAGCACTTTGGTCCGGCTCCTGGTGTTCCTCACAGCCACACGAAACCATACGTGAGGGCGAAGGGAAGGAAGTTTGAGAGAgcaagaggaaaaagaaacagcAGGGGATACAGAGTTTAA
- the LOC111804778 gene encoding uncharacterized protein LOC111804778 codes for MPTLNQLIRHGREEKRRTDRTRASDQCPQKQGVRPRLSTRTPKKPNSAPRKIAKVRLSNRHDIFAHIPGEGHNLQEHSMVLIRGGRVKDSPGVKSHCIRGVKDLLGIPDRRRGRSKYGAEKPKSI; via the coding sequence ATGCCCACATTAAATCAATTGATTCGTCATGGTAGAGAAGAAAAACGGCGCACGGACCGTACTCGAGCTTCGGATCAATGTCCCCAGAAGCAAGGAGTACGCCCCCGTCTTTCAACGAGAACACCGAAAAAACCTAATTCAGCTCCACGTAAGATAGCCAAAGTACGGTTGAGCAATCGACATGATATATTTGCTCACATTCCGGGCGAAGGTCATAATTTGCAGGAACATTCTATGGTCTTAATAAGAGGAGGTAGAGTGAAAGATTCGCCAGGTGTGAAATCCCATTGTATTCGAGGAGTCAAGGATTTGCTGGGAATTCCGGAtcgaagaagaggaagatctAAATATGGTGCAGAAAAACCTAAATCGATATGA